The following proteins are encoded in a genomic region of Populus trichocarpa isolate Nisqually-1 chromosome 13, P.trichocarpa_v4.1, whole genome shotgun sequence:
- the LOC7494433 gene encoding protein NRT1/ PTR FAMILY 5.10 isoform X9, producing the protein MSISNLSSSETQEVRTPLLNDTVDDCVDYKGNPVCRYNSGGWRSAAFIIGVEVAERFAYYGISSNLITYLTGPLGQSTVTAAKNVNVWSGTASLLPLFGAFVADSFLGRCRTIIIASLIYILGLGLLTLSAMLPTSDCQSDSMSCSSNTLQVILLFIALYLVALGQGGHKPCVQAFGADQFDRQDTKEYKSKSSFFNWWYFFMSSGILVSLLVLTYIQDNLSWSLGFGIPCIMMICALIIFLLGSKKYRYSVKREGNNALLRITRVFVAAFRNWRFTPSSIASEEEGRGTVPHQSYEQFKFLNNALLTTDGSKEDQKVCTFRDVEEAKAVLRLIPIWTTCLGYAIVFPQSSTFFVKQAATMDRSISPGFEIPAASLESFSSISMILCIAIYDRLFVPVARALTRKPSGISMLQRIGTGMFLSAVSIAFAALVEMKRLEIAQESGLVNEPNVTVPMSVWWCRI; encoded by the exons ATGTCCATTTCTAACCTCTCCAGTTCAGAGACACAAGAGGTCCGAACTCCACTCCTAAACGACACTGTTGATGACTGCGTTGATTATAAGGGCAACCCAGTTTGTAGATACAACTCTGGTGGATGGAGGTCTGCAGCTTTCATTATAG GTGTGGAAGTTGCAGAGAGGTTTGCTTATTATGGGATCTCTTCCAACTTAATAACGTATTTAACTGGGCCGTTGGGTCAATCAACCGTTACTGCGGCTAAGAATGTGAACGTATGGTCAGGCACAGCGTCGTTGCTGCCCTTGTTCGGTGCATTTGTTGCTGATTCTTTTCTTGGAAGATGCAGGACTATTATTATTGCCTCACTTATCTACATCTTG GGACTTGGCTTGTTGACTCTATCAGCTATGCTTCCTACATCTGACTGTCAAAGTGACAGTATGTCCTGTTCTTCTAATACACTGcaagtgattttattatttattgctCTCTATCTAGTAGCACTTGGCCAAGGTGGGCACAAGCCTTGTGTCCAGGCTTTTGGAGCGGATCAATTTGATAGACAAGACACCAAAGAGTACAAATCCAAAAGCTCATTCTTCAATTGgtggtatttttttatgagttcaGGCATCTTAGTATCACTACTGGTTTTAACATACATTCAAGACAATCTTAGTTGGAGTCTTGGATTTGGAATCCCATGCATTATGATGATCTGTGCACTGATCATCTTCTTACTGGGATCAAAGAAATATCGGTACAGTGTTAAAAGGGAAGGGAACAACGCACTTTTGAGAATTACTCGGGTCTTTGTGGCAGCTTTCAGGAATTGGCGATTTACTCCTTCCTCAATAGCTTCTGAGGAAGAAGGTCGTGGAACTGTACCTCACCAAAGTTATGAGCAGTTCAA GTTCCTAAACAATGCGCTGCTTACAACAGATGGCTCAAAAGAAGATCAGAAGGTTTGTACCTTTCGTGATGTTGAAGAAGCCAAGGCAGTACTCAGGCTTATTCCAATATGGACTACATGCTTGGGATATGCAATTGTGTTTCCACAGTCCTCAACTTTCTTTGTCAAGCAAGCAGCAACCATGGATAGATCAATTTCACCAGGTTTCGAGATACCAGCAGCTTCACTTGAAAGCTTTAGCAGCATTTCCATGATCCTCTGTATTGCTATCTATGACCGTCTCTTTGTTCCTGTTGCAAGAGCTTTAACAAGGAAACCATCTGGCATTTCAATGCTTCAGAGAATTGGAACTGGGATGTTTTTATCTGCTGTTTCGATAGCATTTGCTGCTCTAGTTGAGATGAAAAGGCTCGAAATCGCTCAAGAATCTGGTCTAGTCAATGAACCAAATGTGACTGTTCCAATGAGTGTTTGGTG